In Syntrophorhabdaceae bacterium, a single window of DNA contains:
- a CDS encoding YajD family HNH nuclease, producing MKRKAFTVHRSNRPVKKEIKGSIDDIVREITRERDAKNDQYREQSLKMHGLMCARCGREFDHTDRHLLTVHHKDGNHNNNPPDGSNWENLCTYCHDDVHGRNFFADEENGKE from the coding sequence ATGAAACGCAAAGCATTTACGGTTCACAGGTCTAACAGGCCGGTGAAAAAAGAGATCAAGGGGTCTATTGACGATATCGTTCGGGAGATCACGCGGGAACGGGATGCCAAGAACGATCAATACCGGGAGCAATCGCTGAAGATGCATGGCCTCATGTGCGCGCGATGCGGCAGGGAGTTCGACCATACGGACAGGCATCTCCTCACCGTCCATCACAAGGACGGGAACCACAACAACAACCCTCCCGACGGGTCGAACTGGGAGAACCTCTGCACTTACTGCCACGATGATGTCCACGGCAGGAACTTCTTTGCCGACGAAGAGAATGGGAAGGAATAG
- a CDS encoding NAD(P)-dependent oxidoreductase yields the protein MKELKSNYDIIHFEALGPEARHLEEEMKKAVGEKTIPEGHTYLITPKAVQEFLRDNPETTLPEIITTKTHSVLPDHYLEGSRKSVITRSAGYDHFEHLADRVNIASLREYCVNSVAQTAIKFLYAAAGEMNHYVMNTVTFERKDSRAFMELDKHRTLTVFGVGKIGKRTYELAEANGLTVQGVDIRQEELNRLYGGSVRFVSRDEAILSTDIIVNAMNLTRNKDSRFYNVGYFSKKYLSQAKKELIFINVTRGEIAPESVLLNLYRSGKITGIGLDVFGNESQFSALLLGQTEATDTNLLSAKTLVERSIDRSSNIYVQPHQGFNSDIAARAKAVEAIKHVAAWYRNDKQRFDEQLPYY from the coding sequence GTGAAGGAATTGAAAAGCAATTACGACATCATACATTTCGAAGCCCTGGGGCCGGAAGCCCGGCACCTTGAGGAAGAGATGAAGAAGGCGGTTGGGGAAAAGACCATCCCCGAGGGACATACATACCTGATCACCCCGAAGGCCGTTCAGGAATTTCTCAGGGACAATCCCGAGACAACCCTCCCGGAGATCATTACCACGAAAACGCACTCGGTCCTTCCGGACCACTATCTCGAGGGCAGCAGGAAGAGCGTTATAACCCGCAGCGCCGGATACGACCATTTCGAACACCTCGCCGACAGGGTGAACATCGCTTCGCTGCGTGAATACTGCGTCAATTCCGTGGCACAGACGGCGATAAAATTCCTCTACGCCGCCGCCGGAGAAATGAACCACTACGTGATGAACACGGTCACCTTCGAAAGAAAGGACTCCCGAGCCTTCATGGAACTCGACAAGCATCGGACGCTGACCGTTTTCGGCGTCGGAAAGATAGGCAAAAGGACATACGAACTCGCCGAGGCCAATGGGCTCACCGTACAGGGCGTAGACATCCGGCAGGAAGAGCTTAACCGCCTCTACGGGGGGTCGGTGCGCTTTGTCTCCAGGGACGAAGCCATCCTGTCGACGGACATCATTGTCAATGCCATGAACCTGACCAGGAACAAGGACAGCAGGTTCTACAACGTTGGCTATTTTTCAAAGAAATATCTCTCGCAGGCAAAGAAAGAACTTATCTTCATCAACGTGACCCGGGGGGAGATCGCGCCCGAGTCGGTCCTGCTAAACCTCTACCGGTCAGGAAAGATCACGGGGATCGGTCTCGACGTCTTCGGCAACGAATCACAATTTTCCGCGCTCTTGCTCGGGCAGACGGAAGCCACCGACACCAACCTCCTGTCAGCGAAGACACTCGTGGAAAGATCCATCGACAGAAGCTCCAACATCTATGTGCAGCCGCATCAGGGGTTCAATTCCGACATTGCCGCCCGGGCAAAGGCCGTCGAAGCGATCAAGCACGTCGCGGCATGGTACAGGAACGACAAACAGCGCTTTGACGAGCAGTTGCCCTACTATTGA
- a CDS encoding glutamine synthetase III — protein MELTEIFGSNVFNDKAMKQRLPKEVYRALRKTIEQCIPLRPDVADVVANAMKDWAIEKGATHYTHWFQPLTGITAEKHDSFISPAPDGSVIMEFSGKQLVQGEPDASSFPSGGLRATFEARGYTSWDCTSPAFLKEDESGNVTLTIPTAFYSYRGEALDKKTPLLRSMKALARQALRVLKTLGNTTSMNVTSTVGPEQEYFLVDKKFYMERLDLLLAGRTIFGAPPPKGQELEDQYFGAIKDRVSDYMHALDIELWKMGITSKTKHNEVAPAQFEMAPIFDTTNIATDHNQLVMETMQKVAVRNGLVCLLHEKPYAGINGSGKHNNWSLSTNDGINLLEPGNTPNENVQFLIFLAAMIKAVDTHADILRATCATAGNDHRLGANEAPPAIISIFMGEELTEILEKIAKGEKTSSRGEQLMNVGVDTLPMIPKDNTDRNRTSPFAFTGNKFEFRMVGSAQSIAGSNVALNTIAAEALDEIATRLEKAKDKIAEAAAIIRDVWKKHNRVIFNGNNYSADWLKEAEARGLPNVGNAVDALKAFVTEKAFKLFEKYDVLSRKELHSRFDIYVETYAKQINIEALVAIDMVRKQFIPAALEYATFLADSIDDLKSVKGPAAIPEDILKKLGPVLTSAYRNLGKLETAVEKAQAVSDTVKQAEAYRDKVFTAMQTLRGDIDRLETLVPASMWPVPAYTDLLFKL, from the coding sequence ATGGAACTGACAGAAATATTTGGGTCCAATGTCTTTAACGATAAGGCCATGAAACAACGGTTGCCGAAAGAGGTCTACAGGGCCCTTAGGAAAACCATAGAGCAGTGCATACCCCTGAGGCCCGACGTTGCCGACGTGGTCGCCAACGCCATGAAAGACTGGGCCATCGAAAAAGGGGCCACTCATTATACACACTGGTTCCAGCCCCTGACGGGGATCACCGCCGAAAAACACGATTCCTTCATTTCCCCGGCCCCCGACGGCAGCGTCATCATGGAGTTCTCGGGCAAACAGCTCGTCCAGGGCGAGCCCGACGCCTCCTCGTTCCCCAGCGGCGGCCTGCGGGCGACCTTCGAGGCACGGGGCTACACATCCTGGGATTGCACCTCGCCCGCCTTTCTGAAGGAAGATGAAAGCGGCAACGTGACGCTTACGATCCCCACGGCCTTCTACTCCTATCGCGGCGAGGCCCTTGACAAGAAAACACCTCTTCTGCGTTCTATGAAGGCCCTTGCCCGACAGGCATTGCGGGTCCTCAAGACCCTCGGAAACACGACATCCATGAATGTGACTTCAACCGTGGGGCCTGAGCAGGAATACTTTCTCGTGGACAAGAAGTTCTACATGGAGCGCCTCGACCTGCTCCTGGCGGGCCGCACCATTTTCGGAGCACCCCCTCCCAAGGGTCAGGAACTGGAGGACCAGTATTTCGGCGCCATAAAGGACCGCGTTTCCGATTACATGCACGCCCTTGACATCGAATTGTGGAAGATGGGTATAACTTCCAAGACGAAACATAACGAAGTCGCGCCGGCGCAGTTCGAGATGGCCCCCATTTTCGACACCACGAACATCGCCACGGACCACAACCAGCTTGTGATGGAGACGATGCAGAAGGTTGCCGTGCGCAATGGCCTCGTCTGCCTGCTCCACGAAAAACCTTATGCAGGCATCAACGGGTCTGGCAAACACAACAACTGGTCCCTTTCCACCAACGACGGCATCAACCTTCTGGAACCGGGAAACACGCCCAACGAGAACGTCCAGTTCCTCATTTTCCTGGCCGCAATGATCAAGGCCGTCGACACCCACGCCGATATACTGAGGGCAACGTGCGCAACCGCCGGGAACGACCATCGTCTCGGCGCGAACGAGGCGCCGCCCGCCATCATCTCCATCTTCATGGGCGAAGAGCTCACGGAAATACTTGAGAAGATCGCCAAAGGCGAAAAGACATCATCCAGGGGAGAGCAGCTCATGAACGTCGGCGTCGACACGCTGCCGATGATACCGAAGGACAACACGGACCGCAACAGGACATCACCCTTCGCCTTCACGGGCAACAAGTTCGAGTTCAGGATGGTGGGCTCAGCCCAGTCCATCGCGGGATCGAACGTGGCGCTGAACACCATAGCGGCGGAAGCCCTCGACGAGATCGCCACGAGGCTCGAAAAAGCAAAGGACAAGATCGCCGAAGCCGCCGCCATCATACGCGACGTATGGAAAAAGCACAACCGGGTGATCTTCAACGGGAACAATTATTCCGCTGACTGGTTAAAAGAGGCCGAAGCAAGGGGCCTGCCCAACGTGGGCAACGCAGTGGACGCGCTTAAGGCGTTCGTGACGGAAAAGGCCTTCAAGCTCTTCGAGAAATACGACGTCCTTTCACGTAAGGAACTCCATTCCCGTTTCGACATCTACGTGGAAACCTATGCAAAGCAGATCAATATCGAGGCGCTTGTCGCCATTGACATGGTGAGAAAGCAATTCATACCCGCCGCGCTCGAATATGCCACCTTCCTCGCCGATTCCATCGACGACCTCAAATCCGTCAAGGGACCGGCCGCCATTCCCGAGGACATATTGAAGAAGCTCGGCCCCGTTCTCACATCCGCCTACAGGAACCTCGGCAAATTGGAGACAGCGGTCGAAAAGGCCCAGGCCGTCTCCGACACGGTAAAACAGGCCGAGGCCTACCGCGACAAGGTATTCACCGCAATGCAAACCCTGCGCGGCGACATCGACAGGTTGGAGACGCTGGTCCCGGCATCGATGTGGCCCGTGCCCGCCTATACGGATCTTCTCTTCAAGCTGTAA